In Aneurinibacillus migulanus, the genomic window AAATCGCGTGTAGCGTGACTGGAATCTTTGCCCTGTACGACAGGAATTTCATCCATTGTAAGGTTTTTTATCCCCTGTTTCGGTTTCCAATGGTATTTCACATATACGACCTTCCCTTCGGCGTTTACCCATTTAAAGGCATGTACCCCGAACCCTTCCATCTGGCGGTAGTTTGCCGGTGTGCCATAATCCGAGAATACCCAGGTAAGCATATGTGTAGATTCCGGAGAAAGGGCCATGAAGTCCCAGTAACGGTCCGGGGTCTGGATATTCGTATCCGGTGCCGGTTTCAAAGCATGCACCATGTCAGGAAATTTCATCGCATCGCGAATAAAAAAGACAGGAAGATGATTTCCGACAATGTCATAGTTTCCTTCTTCTGTATAAAACTTCACCGCAAACCCGCGTGGATCGCGGGCTGTTTCCGGGGAACCGGCCGGATGAATAACCGTCGAGAAACGGACAAAAACCGGTGTTTCCAAGCCTTCCTCCTGTAAAAAGGCTGCCCTTGTGTATGCACGCATATTGTTTTTTACCGTGAAAACGCCATGAGCGCCGGCTCCACGTGCATGTACGACACGCTCTGGAATACGTTCACGATCAAAATGTGCCAACTTTTCAATCAAGTGATAGTCCTCTAGCAATGTAGGTCCACGTTGTCCTGCCGTTCTCGAATGTTGATTATCTCCTACAGGTGCTCCCTGATTGGTCGTCATATAGTTTTTC contains:
- a CDS encoding catalase, translating into MESKNYMTTNQGAPVGDNQHSRTAGQRGPTLLEDYHLIEKLAHFDRERIPERVVHARGAGAHGVFTVKNNMRAYTRAAFLQEEGLETPVFVRFSTVIHPAGSPETARDPRGFAVKFYTEEGNYDIVGNHLPVFFIRDAMKFPDMVHALKPAPDTNIQTPDRYWDFMALSPESTHMLTWVFSDYGTPANYRQMEGFGVHAFKWVNAEGKVVYVKYHWKPKQGIKNLTMDEIPVVQGKDSSHATRDLFDNIERGNYPEWDLYVQIMPVDDMDIHEFDPLDPTKVWSEDVYPLLEVGTMTLNRNPQNFFAEVEQSAFSPSATVPGIEPSEDKLLQGRLFSYPDTQRHRLGPNYLQIPINCPYAPVRNNQRDGAMQMKQQASNINYEPNRYDNTPKEASEYRESETPLHGYAMRKKIDKTDDFKQAGERYRAFSEEERANLIRNLSHDLQNVNERTKLLAICNFFRADREYGERLADALHVDIS